In the Plasmodium sp. gorilla clade G2 genome assembly, chromosome: 12 genome, atgtttataaaaataaaatatacataaataaattattatgtatatataaaatagttgtaatatatgtatttattcattatatatatatatatatatatatatatatatatatatatatttatttattataaacaaGTGTAAGGtttacaataaaaaaaaaaaaaaaggaagagGAAAAAAACAGCAATTTtaaagaatatgaaaaatatataatatatatatatttaagtaaatgtcatatatatttacatgtaTATGTgggatattttttttttattttgaaataaatatctcagaaatgtagaaaaaaaaaaaaaaattatatatataaaaagtaaaaaaaataagataatatacataagtatgtacatatatatatatatatatatatatatatgtgtttgtttcattttatatttccatgtttatggaatatatatttccttctTTCGTCTGAATATACCGAAGAAGCCAAATTTATGCATAAAAACTCTGTGAGATCTTTGTATACTATGTTTAACACTTATGAGCATGTggcatatattaatatatatatgtcttaAATTGAATAAGGTTAGTAATGATCTCCATTTTTCTATTTTGTGTCCAAATTCATGGAATCCATATGCAAATTCTTCTAATGTCAATACTGGTTGTTCTAAAGATGGTTTTTCTACAGATATGAGTTTTTTTGGTTGTTGGCTTTTAACTGGTGTAATAAAATAGTTGTCATATGCTCTTCtgaatattttgtttaataattctgtattattaaatatgtttTCATTATATGATTTCATAGCATCATGATCATGTGTATAACGatatacaatattattatatttttcagtTAAGAATTCTTGGAATAAAAGATCAAAGCATTtgatatttttacatttgaATGTTTCAAGGAATagattatataatttgtcTACTCCTTCATCATCTAATAAATTAGAAAATTCtttgaaattattaaatattttgataaatTTAGATTTTTGTAGATTTTctcttttcatatttttaataacattttTCATGTAGAAATAATATCCTTGGTTAACAACCTcaagtatatatttaagttCTTTTTTGGTTAATCTCTTTAATGGtggatatataatatattgattaAATAATTGGAATTCtacaattttatataaagatacAATATCTGTTTTTGGTCCAGCATATCCGTTTTCACTATCagattttaatttttgtattGTTTCATTCATGTCAAGTATCattttatgtataaatggatttatatttttaatcatTTTGAGTGAGTGTTTCTTTTTCATAGATGCGAtacctttttttaatattgtaTCTGGACTAACCATggaaaatttatttaatgatattaatgCATGTACTACTTTTACAACTAAATGGAAATTTCTGAAGATATCTTTTTTAggtacatataaattatatggtCTATTGAAATGTCCATAGTGTTCTTTATAagcttctttatttttttcttttatcatattaGAACTAAATGGCATAGGATTATTTTCTCTTCTTTCAAGGAAACTCATTTCttctgtattattatttaacatTTTGTTTTCATCATAATTAACATTTTCATCAACATTTTCATCAACATTTTCATCAACATTTTCAGAACCTTCTACATGTACATCTTTTTGTCCATATTGTTCATTAACTTTAGACATTTGTATAAATGATGGAGAGGGCATTTTAGTTCCACTACTTTCTGTATTTTCATCTGATGGtttagatatatattcaGATGtgtattcattattttctgaATAGGTTGTATTTTTAGATACATCATCTtttctattattttcatcttgtgcaatattcatattatatttcattgcTGGagtttgttttttatttagaTTATTTGATTTGTTTGATGTCTTTTCAGCGTCAGTTTCTGAATCATCTGTATCAGTAGAAGACAAATCAGCAGTTGTACTTTGATCATCATCTGATTTATCTTTAAAATCAAAGATATCTtcagataatatattttcaacaattttaatatcattttcttcttcttctttcaATTTTTCTTCAGGAGTTTTATGTACTAAATCCTCATCTTTAATTAAACCAGTTTTACTACTTACGGTTACATTTGGTTTTCCAGGATTAAGGACTAaccaataatataaattggATGGATATTGAATAAATGAACATTTGACTTTTTCGAAATATTCACTAATTAATGATCTTCCTACTAATTCGAATTGATCTAAaacattttctttaaaaagtGGTGGAGTAGTTGatctattattataagtTACATGCATACCATCATTTACACGTCTAACTGAAAATCCTTGATATGGAATAGAAGGTATATTAGTACCAACTAAGaatttttctaaatataaataattttgaatAGATTCACTTAAATCATTGATTTCACTAAATGTCATATTTTTACTTAATGAGAGACCACCATCAAGGAAAGCATTTGATccatatgttttattatcttcatttttttttttatttagattataatatacatttaaattTCTGACATCtaaattatcataaaataatCCCATATATAAGTAATCTTTATAGAATGATGATACATTTTGTAAGTTTTCTATATCTTGATAtgattttaatttatctaaATCATTTAAGAAGAATCTATATGTTTTAACACTATCTATAGAATAACATTGTGTTTGAAAATTATATGGATCCAATGGATATTTTTCAATATCGAATTTCTCTTTAATCTTGACcatgaattttttaaaatgttcaAATTCTATAAttgaatttaatataaattctaGATAATTTCTATTACATAAATAGATAGAAGAATTATTTATTGAATATGTTAAATCACCAGTTACTGCATAAAATTTAACAAAGTAATATAAGTTTCTTAAGAATAAGAAGTTAGTAAATTTCATATCTGTTAAAAGTTTAATAAAACCTGTTAATTGTTTTAGATATTGTTCAATATTAGGATTGAATTTAATatcatgtaatatatattcatttttattatatgcatGTCTATCAAAATCTTTATCATCTTTTTTAACATGATGTATATCaacattatatttctttttaaggATTAATTCAATAAATCTAAATattcttaataataatttttcattgtTTCCTGTTGTTTGTGGGGACAAATTGAAACTGTTGACAACACTTCTAACAGATTGTTTACTGGTTGTATATCTTAAAAgtgaatatttaaatttataaaagacATTTGAGAATGTTAGAATATCttcaaatttaatataacaatatgGATAAAATTCATTAATTGATTCAGCATATTCCATAATTTCAAAGAATCTGGTAtatcttaatatatttaaaaatctACCTCCTTTAACTCTTTTACCTAAACCTAAtaacattttctttttagcATTTCCATAAAATCTTCTTACTTTGCttatttttaagaataaGTATTTAAATGGTGTATCataatatctttttctttcatcTAATTGTTTTTGTAAAGTTAAATATGTTGTCCAAGAATATCTATTAGTTCTTTTTTCAATTCTTAATAATGCAACAATAATAAGAAGATGTTTCAATGCATCATTtgaattttcatatttatatatttcatcgAATGTGATATGTTCTTTTTTCAAAAACAAATGTGTACCACAAAGTATATTGATtaaatcttttaattttattggTGCAAATCTCGTTTTCTCTGGTtgtattaaattaatattttttaaatatctaCTTAAAACTGATTTTCCTGTAATTTTACTAACAACACCTTCTAGACCGTGAAGATTTTTTTCCATAAAAGgttcataattataatataataaataataacattgGTGTGGTAAATGTGGGAACATTTCATGATTTggtatttctttatatttatacattaaatattgtatgattttttctctttcttgTGGTTTTGCTTGTAATTCtaattgtaaatattttgtatttcttaCAACTTCATCTTCCATTGTTAATTGTATatctttaaatttaattcTATTTTCaactcttttttttaattcagcATTTTCTACTTCATCTTTACCTTCACCTTGACTAGCTTCTTGAGCTTTTTGATGTTCACTATTTACAAGTGcatcatattttttctttctaaTATTTAGAGTATATGTTTCATAATGGTGTGAATATTTATCTAGATGGTAATATGATTCAATTAATTTCTGttgatataatttataagtTTCTTTTAGTGGAATATCgaatttttcaatatttttgtaaAGAGCATATAGGGTGGACATAACTAAAATGATAATAGCTTCTTCTGAGTTGaagaaattaattttatttaaagaattttCTAAGAACGTTCTGAACATTCTTCCGAACGAGCCTTTACTAAATTGAAATCTGTATTTTCTTATGTTTTTCAAGAAATAATTTtgacttttttcttttccgtAAGAACTCTTATCCATAAACATTTTGTGAACTTCATAAAATTCTGTTGGAGCCATATTACTCAAAGCTCTTTTCCATGAGCTACCTTGATGATAGGTTTGTTTCACAGCACCAATGAAAGAAGAGAactatgataaaaaaaaaataggtaaaaataaaataaatatataattaaacgtgtaaacatatatatatatatatatatatatatatatatatatatataaatatataaatatattaatatattaatatatgagcgaataaaattatatattaatttgtatatatatatatataatatattaatgaatatatttattttatataaaaaatgtatctTACTATGAAGGCACTAAATCTATCAATTCCAGAAGACCATAAGATGTTAAATATTGCATCAACAACTAAGGCATCATCATCTTCCTTATAACACATATGACATACACTTAATTTTCCATCGTATGTATTTTTAGTTGATCCAACGGTTAAAGAACcaatatgattattttgaGGTTCAAAAACAAGTTGTGCTGTTTGATAACTTAGAGGATTTTTAAATTGGTAACTACCTATAACACGCATAAAATCTTCTTTTCTATTTAAATGATCaaatttaaatgaatattggagtccatttttattatacaatACTACAGAATCTTCTTTGACTGCAAAATCTTGAAATTTGAAAGATGCACGTCTTtctttattaatttcatCAATAGCTTTGTGTGCTTCTTCAACAACAATTTTTTCCATTTCTTCTTCATaatttacattatttatatctagaTCTTTTGATTTTCTTATAGTGTTAATAGttgttttcatatatttttgtaagtAAGAATCATCGGTATCGATAATAACATTAAAGAATTTTCTGATATGttcaattatatttttatctattaATACATCATCATATGGTAAAAATAATGGAATTAATAAgttaacaaaaatattaattgggaatattaattttttaatttcaaaaGAAACATATTCACATTGCTGATTTAAATTCTTAACAATTTCTAATGGACATTGTTTTAATACACCATATCTTTCACCATAGTTTGCAAGACTTGCAATTATACTAGTAGAaccaataataattaatttaaatgcataatttaattgtttttttaaattctcatcaaaatataaacTTGAATATGGATTATTCAATGTTGGTTTGTAATGCAAtaattttacttttattaatGCTAATGTTAATTCTATACTACCTTTATCTATTCTTccgatattttttttgataaatgGTTTTCTAACAATATCGGATGATATCTtttgtataaataattcaaacATTTGATCTTGATATATGTGTCTAAATTCATTATCTAAATCATTATAGAAATGTTCCTTTGGATTTAATTTACTTATATGTTCTATATTTACTAAAATCATGGTGTAAAATTTAGTTAGTAAATTAGCAACAGATATCTTCATATAAGattcttcatataataaagacTTCTTAGTGATCTTTAAAAGTTTAAGTAATAGTTTGAAATTATGTCTATTCAAAACAAGTTCTTTTTCTACATCAACACTCTTGgcctataaaaaaaaaaaaaataaaattaaaaataaatcaatacaaacacacacatatatgaacatatataaatatataaaaatatatatatatatatatatatatatatatatatatatgttatgaaTAGATAGAAAgttatttgtaatatatatatttattcattttttaatttaataaaataatatattaatgtatatttttatctatgcatatatatatatattcttcttacatttaataaatttatttcctCTAAGTAATTCATAACATATTTGAATAATGAGTGACTGAAATCAAAGAAACCTGTTCctaaatttttttcaaataagtTATTTAAAATTGGATAAACATTTTTTCCATTCAAGTGGTCACTGATATTTACATATGACAATTTCCATATTTTAGTAATCATAATTAATGCATCACCGTATAATAATTTCATGGCATAATTTTTAAGTTCTGGTTCATTTCTTAATTTGACTACAGGGAaggaagataaaaaaaaaaaaataaataagttataaaaataattatatgttaacatgtcaatatatatatatatatatatatatatatatatttctctatttgtttatatatttattgatttatatatatataaccaatTTATTGTACTCACCTTTTAATACAACattgtatatttttctgtatgatattctatataattgTCTGAGATTTTTGTATATTGCAAATACTATTTTTCCCAATTGTGTGATACAAAATGCAGATATAGCAAAAGCAAAAGCACCACGGAAAGGTATAATTAATGGATAGAAAAAGAGTAAGAGTGATTTAAATACATATGACATAATAACaccaaaaatattattcattataaGTTTATCAAAAGATGCTATGTGATTAAATACATAGGCATTAGTAAAACATAAATCTATTAATTTGTGATTAATAAGACCGATAATACCTCTAAGACTTTGAACAAAAGAAACTGATAAAAAGGTTCTAGCTAATAACAAACCATCCTTTTTCAATGCATCCATAACACTCCAGTATGAATCAgctaaaatgataaaaacatataaaataaaatatataagaacaaataatatatatatatatattgagaGAGCGATATACAATTTGTGATCTCTTAAATACATAGAATtctataaatacatatattttaatttttacttACATTTtgcttttttatatactaaAATTGCTTGgttcatttcattttttacagTATCATCGATTTCAAAATTGGGACAATCAAAGTCATACATTAAATACTTTTTGAATACATCATACTTTCTTTtatctaaaaaaatataaatatataaatatataaatttatatatatatatatatatatataaagggttattttcatttatcttatataataataatatcatttagTGCTTCTTACTGCTTGAACGTTCTGCTTTGGATATTAACttaacaatttttttaacattttttttattcaatatagttaaataaaagaaaaaatttgttCTGGTAAATGATTCATACATAGCCACATTTTTATGGAAATAGACatctgaaaaaaaaaaaataaataaataaaataaaataaaatacaaattaCAAATTCTTATTCATTTATGGTACTATATGACTATccctcatatatatatatatatatatatatatatatatatatatatatttaattttttttttatattttaatttttttacttaAATGAAATCCTCTATATAAAAGGGTATTAATTAATTTGGCAACATAGTATTGGTTAAATATTGAACTTGCCTTTAATgataaaaaggaatattcATTATGATTAGAATCTtgatttatttctatattgtGTTTGCATTgtatgtctttttttttaaaatattgtcctaaaaaaaaaaaataataataaatgatcaaaaatgaataaaatataacaatatatacatatatatatatgtttctaattttattaattatccaatcaatttattttattcatattagaatttatatatatcattcatttattattaatacacaataattcataaaaaaaatgggaTAAATATTTCAGTATGTATTTGTTCtttattctattttattttattttatttgatattCTTCTTACCTATATCATTATTGTAAAGAGTCAAATTCTTgaccttattattattattttctattttattacattttgaTAGTATGTTTAAGAATACATAAACATAAGTAATATACAAccaatatttattcattgcAAATAACccaatataaaaagaaaaaaacaaaaaaaaaaaaaattcttatttGACcgttttatctttttttgcactgactttttttaaaaggtaTTTTTATTGTAACATAAGGTAAAGGAtaatttgataaaaaatatataaacatacacatccaaaataaaataaaacaaaataaaaaatatatatatttatatattataatgatacacacaagaaataaaattacattataacaatattttGAGAAagtacttttttatttttttattttcactgACAATAATGTATGCATTTTTTAAagatatttaatattttatatagtaTCTTCTAAATATCATTTACAATGTTTCACTACATTTAATATCTAATCTTTgagatatacaaaaaaaaaaaaaaaaaattatatacaaatatgaaaaattaaatattaaatattaaaatataataataaaaaaccaaaaaaaaaaagaacaaaattttaaatattaattaaaaaatataaaacaagttaaataaaaaatatatatatatatatgtatatgtaatatatatatatatataattatttatatagattattttatattttcaaaaaaaaaaaaaaaaaaattagacaatcatataaattaaaatatatctttatgaCTATGTAACTTGTTCAGTATATCAAGtaattatatgattttttaacataactaaaaatttttttttaatttatttaataatacaatatacttaaaaaaaataataaagaaaataaaataatatatttctgcTTTATTTAGTTATTTAATACAATTCtcaaacataaaatatatatattatatttgtttaaaaaaaaaaaatcatatgtgtactataataaatgatatgCAATTTAGTGCATAACAAAATTggtacatatacatattttttaatattattttattattttttttttatttatattatgcaagttttaaaaataaaatacgtTTCAGTACACCAATTAGAAAAAATCTATTGAAAAATAAttcatgtaaaaaaaaaaaaataataatataataatataaacaaaataaataaagaaaaaaagaaacaatcAAAAtaagtattaaaaaaaattttaatatattttattattaaatatgaataataattttttaaataaagttttgtatgcatatattttgatgtgtaaaaaaaatatttttttaaaataatacctattaaaaaaatatatatatttatattggacattataaaaaaattacacattattttatatttaatattgaaAGAAAGGAAATAAGGGaagaataaaattttttagtttattcttaatatttttaatgatattatttatacatttggTATATTATTTAGATATTTAAATCGatcaatgaaaaa is a window encoding:
- a CDS encoding rhoptry neck protein 3, with protein sequence MNKYWLYITYVYVFLNILSKCNKIENNNNKVKNLTLYNNDIGQYFKKKDIQCKHNIEINQDSNHNEYSFLSLKASSIFNQYYVAKLINTLLYRGFHLNVYFHKNVAMYESFTRTNFFFYLTILNKKNVKKIVKLISKAERSSNKRKYDVFKKYLMYDFDCPNFEIDDTVKNEMNQAILVYKKAKSDSYWSVMDALKKDGLLLARTFLSVSFVQSLRGIIGLINHKLIDLCFTNAYVFNHIASFDKLIMNNIFGVIMSYVFKSLLLFFYPLIIPFRGAFAFAISAFCITQLGKIVFAIYKNLRQLYRISYRKIYNVVLKVKLRNEPELKNYAMKLLYGDALIMITKIWKLSYVNISDHLNGKNVYPILNNLFEKNLGTGFFDFSHSLFKYVMNYLEEINLLNAKSVDVEKELVLNRHNFKLLLKLLKITKKSLLYEESYMKISVANLLTKFYTMILVNIEHISKLNPKEHFYNDLDNEFRHIYQDQMFELFIQKISSDIVRKPFIKKNIGRIDKGSIELTLALIKVKLLHYKPTLNNPYSSLYFDENLKKQLNYAFKLIIIGSTSIIASLANYGERYGVLKQCPLEIVKNLNQQCEYVSFEIKKLIFPINIFVNLLIPLFLPYDDVLIDKNIIEHIRKFFNVIIDTDDSYLQKYMKTTINTIRKSKDLDINNVNYEEEMEKIVVEEAHKAIDEINKERRASFKFQDFAVKEDSVVLYNKNGLQYSFKFDHLNRKEDFMRVIGSYQFKNPLSYQTAQLVFEPQNNHIGSLTVGSTKNTYDGKLSVCHMCYKEDDDALVVDAIFNILWSSGIDRFSAFIFSSFIGAVKQTYHQGSSWKRALSNMAPTEFYEVHKMFMDKSSYGKEKSQNYFLKNIRKYRFQFSKGSFGRMFRTFLENSLNKINFFNSEEAIIILVMSTLYALYKNIEKFDIPLKETYKLYQQKLIESYYHLDKYSHHYETYTLNIRKKKYDALVNSEHQKAQEASQGEGKDEVENAELKKRVENRIKFKDIQLTMEDEVVRNTKYLQLELQAKPQEREKIIQYLMYKYKEIPNHEMFPHLPHQCYYLLYYNYEPFMEKNLHGLEGVVSKITGKSVLSRYLKNINLIQPEKTRFAPIKLKDLINILCGTHLFLKKEHITFDEIYKYENSNDALKHLLIIVALLRIEKRTNRYSWTTYLTLQKQLDERKRYYDTPFKYLFLKISKVRRFYGNAKKKMLLGLGKRVKGGRFLNILRYTRFFEIMEYAESINEFYPYCYIKFEDILTFSNVFYKFKYSLLRYTTSKQSVRSVVNSFNLSPQTTGNNEKLLLRIFRFIELILKKKYNVDIHHVKKDDKDFDRHAYNKNEYILHDIKFNPNIEQYLKQLTGFIKLLTDMKFTNFLFLRNLYYFVKFYAVTGDLTYSINNSSIYLCNRNYLEFILNSIIEFEHFKKFMVKIKEKFDIEKYPLDPYNFQTQCYSIDSVKTYRFFLNDLDKLKSYQDIENLQNVSSFYKDYLYMGLFYDNLDVRNLNVYYNLNKKKNEDNKTYGSNAFLDGGLSLSKNMTFSEINDLSESIQNYLYLEKFLVGTNIPSIPYQGFSVRRVNDGMHVTYNNRSTTPPLFKENVLDQFELVGRSLISEYFEKVKCSFIQYPSNLYYWLVLNPGKPNVTVSSKTGLIKDEDLVHKTPEEKLKEEEENDIKIVENILSEDIFDFKDKSDDDQSTTADLSSTDTDDSETDAEKTSNKSNNLNKKQTPAMKYNMNIAQDENNRKDDVSKNTTYSENNEYTSEYISKPSDENTESSGTKMPSPSFIQMSKVNEQYGQKDVHVEGSENVDENVDENVDENVNYDENKMLNNNTEEMSFLERRENNPMPFSSNMIKEKNKEAYKEHYGHFNRPYNLYVPKKDIFRNFHLVVKVVHALISLNKFSMVSPDTILKKGIASMKKKHSLKMIKNINPFIHKMILDMNETIQKLKSDSENGYAGPKTDIVSLYKIVEFQLFNQYIIYPPLKRLTKKELKYILEVVNQGYYFYMKNVIKNMKRENLQKSKFIKIFNNFKEFSNLLDDEGVDKLYNLFLETFKCKNIKCFDLLFQEFLTEKYNNIVYRYTHDHDAMKSYNENIFNNTELLNKIFRRAYDNYFITPVKSQQPKKLISVEKPSLEQPVLTLEEFAYGFHEFGHKIEKWRSLLTLFNLRHIYINICHMLISVKHSIQRSHRVFMHKFGFFGIFRRKKEIYIP